The sequence GCTCTGCCTGACAGCTGCGGCCTTTGACATCTGACCACAACGAACGGCCGTCTGGCATTCATGCCGACCGCAGGTGCGTATCCATATGTGTCACCGAGCCGCAGCGCCCGCGGGGCCTGTGAATGGCTACGGCCTTGTATGGCTGCCGTGGGTTCCCGATAATAGCGGCCTTTTAGCCTCGGCTCGTGCAGAGCGCCACAGGAACCCGCGATGACCGAACTCGCCCTGATCATGGTTAGCGCCATCCTGGTCAACAACTTCGTGCTTGTGCAGTTTCTCGGTCTGTGCCCGTTCATGGGCGTTTCGAAGAAGATCGAAACCGCAATAGGCCTTTCGCTGGCCACTACCTTCGTGCTGACGCTAGCAGCCATGTGCAGCTATCTGGTGCAACAGTATGTGTTGAAACCGCTGGACCTGGAGTTTCTCCGCACCATCAGCTTCATTCTGGTGATTGCGGTGGTGGTTCAGTTCACGGAAATGGTGGTGAACAAGACCAGCCCCCTGCTCTATCGTGTCCTGGGCATCTTCCTGCCGCTGATCACCACGAACTGCATCGTACTGGGCGTCGCCCTGCTGAATGCCAACAAATCCGAATTCACCTTCATTACCGCCACGGCCAACGGTTTTGCCGCCGGCCTGGGCTTTTCCCTAGTGCTGGTGCTGTTCGCCGCCATGCGTGAGCGCATCGCCATCGCCGACGTTCCCAAATCGTTCCAGGGCGCAGCCATCGGGATGATCACGGCTGGCCTTATGTCACTCGCGTTCATGGGCTTCAGTGGGTTGATCAAGCTATGAGTCTGGTCGTAATCGCCGTGCTCGCGCTCCTTGCGCTGTGCCTGATATGCGGAGCGATCCTCGGATTCGCCGCGGTTCGCTTTCGTGTCGAGGGCGACCCGATCGCCGAGCAGATCAACGCGCTGCTGCCGCAGACCCAGTGCGGCCAATGCGGCTATCCAGGCTGCAAGCCCTACGCCGAGGCGATCGCTGGCGGCGACAAGATCAACAAATGTCCACCGGGTGGCGTGTCCACCATCCAGGCCCTGGCCGACCTGCTCGATGTCGAACCCGAGCCACTGGATGCCGTCGAGGGTGAAGTGCCACCACGCGTCGCCTATATCCGTGAGGCCGAGTGCATCGGCTGTACCAAGTGCATCCAGGCCTGCCCGGTAGACGCGATCGTCGGCGCCGCCAAGCAGATGCATACGGTCATCGTCTCCGAATGCACCGGATGCGACCTCTGCGTCGAGCCCTGCCCGGTGGACTGCATCGACATGATCGAACTCGGCAGCAACCTGCAGAGCTGGAAGTGGGAGCAGCCCTTGATGCCAGGCCAGCTGATCGCAACTGACCGGGAGCAGGCCGCATGACTTCGCTGAACATCTGGGACATCCACGGCGGCATCCATCCGCCGGAGCGCAAGGAGTTGTCCAACCGGACGCCCGTCCAGCGACCGCCCGTGCCGGCGAAACTGGTGGTGCCGCTCGCCCAGCATCTCGGCGCACCGGCCGAACCCTGTGTCACGCTTGGCGAACGCGTCCTCAAGGGACAAAAGATCGCCGAGGCCAGCGGTTTCGTCAGCGCACCGGTGCATGCACCCACCTCCGGCATCGTCAGCTACATCGGCCCGCAACCCTACCCGCATGTTTCCGGCATGCTGAGCGCCGCCATCGTCATCGACAGTGACGGCCAGGACGAATGGACCGAGCTGCGACCGCAGGCGGATTACCGGGCCATGCCGGCCGACCAGCTGCTGGAAACCATCCGTCAGGCCGGAATCAGCGGCCTCGGTGGTGCGGGCTTTCCGACGGCAGTCAAGCTCACCGCCCCGCCCAGCCAGAAGATCCGCACGCTGATCATCAACGGCACCGAGTGCGAACCCTACATCACCGCCGATGACCTGCTGATGCGCGAGAAGGCCACTGAGCTCGTCGCCGGCATCGAAATCCTGACCCACCTGATCCAAGCCGAGCAGGTGCTGATCGGCATCGAAGACAACAAGCCCGAAGCCATCGAAGCCGTACGCACCGCGG comes from Stutzerimonas stutzeri and encodes:
- the rsxA gene encoding electron transport complex subunit RsxA, with the protein product MTELALIMVSAILVNNFVLVQFLGLCPFMGVSKKIETAIGLSLATTFVLTLAAMCSYLVQQYVLKPLDLEFLRTISFILVIAVVVQFTEMVVNKTSPLLYRVLGIFLPLITTNCIVLGVALLNANKSEFTFITATANGFAAGLGFSLVLVLFAAMRERIAIADVPKSFQGAAIGMITAGLMSLAFMGFSGLIKL
- the rsxB gene encoding electron transport complex subunit RsxB produces the protein MSLVVIAVLALLALCLICGAILGFAAVRFRVEGDPIAEQINALLPQTQCGQCGYPGCKPYAEAIAGGDKINKCPPGGVSTIQALADLLDVEPEPLDAVEGEVPPRVAYIREAECIGCTKCIQACPVDAIVGAAKQMHTVIVSECTGCDLCVEPCPVDCIDMIELGSNLQSWKWEQPLMPGQLIATDREQAA